A part of Nesterenkonia lutea genomic DNA contains:
- a CDS encoding phosphoglycerate kinase encodes MTAATLDSLLSEGLDGRRVLVRSDLNVPLKDGAVTDDGRIRASLPVLEKLAAAGARVLVTAHLGRPQGEPEPKYSLAPVAARMGELTDVPVLRASDLVGPSAQEKAAALQPGQILLLENVRFDARETSKDDAERAALAAELTALTGTGGAYVNDAFGAVHRRHASVADITAKLPAYQGDLVRDELRVLQRLTEAPQRPYTVVLGGSKVSDKLAVIENLMSRADTLLVGGGMVFTFLKAQGHGIGKSLVENDKLDTVRGFLEAAERQNCRIVLPTDIVMASRFAADAEVEVLPVDALESGRAGAEALGLDIGPDTAKAFSTEIAQANTVFWNGPMGVFEMEAFAKGTAAVAEALTTTEAFTVVGGGDSAAAVRALGFDEDSFGHISTGGGASLEYLEGKSLPGIDALEA; translated from the coding sequence ATGACTGCAGCCACCCTTGACTCCCTGCTCTCCGAAGGCCTGGACGGCCGCCGCGTGCTCGTCCGCTCCGACCTCAATGTGCCGCTCAAAGATGGTGCGGTCACCGATGACGGGCGCATCCGCGCCTCGCTGCCGGTGCTGGAGAAGCTCGCCGCAGCAGGAGCCCGAGTGCTGGTCACCGCGCACCTGGGACGCCCCCAGGGCGAGCCCGAGCCGAAGTACTCGCTGGCCCCGGTGGCCGCGCGCATGGGCGAGCTCACCGATGTCCCCGTGCTGCGTGCTTCAGACCTCGTGGGTCCCAGTGCCCAGGAGAAGGCCGCCGCGCTTCAGCCAGGTCAGATCCTGCTGCTGGAGAACGTGCGCTTCGATGCGCGCGAGACCTCCAAGGACGACGCCGAGCGTGCGGCTCTCGCCGCCGAGCTCACCGCCCTGACCGGCACCGGCGGCGCCTATGTCAATGACGCCTTCGGCGCCGTGCACCGGCGCCACGCCTCGGTGGCCGACATCACCGCGAAGCTGCCCGCCTATCAGGGGGACCTGGTCCGCGACGAGCTGCGGGTGCTGCAGCGCCTGACCGAGGCCCCGCAGCGGCCGTACACGGTGGTCCTCGGCGGATCCAAGGTCTCCGACAAGCTTGCCGTGATCGAGAACCTGATGAGCCGCGCTGACACGCTCCTGGTCGGCGGCGGCATGGTCTTCACGTTCCTCAAGGCGCAGGGCCATGGCATCGGCAAGTCCCTGGTGGAGAATGACAAGCTCGACACCGTCAGGGGCTTCCTGGAAGCGGCCGAGCGGCAGAACTGCCGGATCGTGCTGCCCACCGACATCGTCATGGCGTCGAGGTTCGCCGCCGACGCCGAGGTCGAGGTGCTCCCCGTGGACGCCCTCGAATCAGGCCGGGCCGGCGCCGAAGCGCTGGGTCTGGACATCGGACCCGACACCGCCAAAGCGTTCAGCACCGAGATCGCCCAGGCGAACACCGTCTTCTGGAACGGGCCCATGGGCGTGTTCGAGATGGAGGCCTTCGCCAAGGGCACCGCCGCCGTGGCCGAGGCGCTGACCACCACCGAAGCGTTCACCGTGGTCGGCGGCGGTGACTCGGCGGCCGCCGTGCGCGCCCTGGGCTTCGACGAGGACAGCTTCGGGCACATCTCCACCGGCGGCGGCGCCAGCCTGGAGTACCTCGAAGGCAAGTCCCTGCCCGGCATCGACGCGCTCGAGGCCTGA
- the gap gene encoding type I glyceraldehyde-3-phosphate dehydrogenase gives MATKIAINGFGRIGRNVLRVLENTGRTDLELVAINDLTDPAQLVNLTKYDSVMGRFPADVSLDGDTLVAGDRRIKLFSDKDPANLPWGDLEVDVVLECTGFFTTKESAGKHLEAGARKVIVSAPAKGADATLVMGINENTYDVENHTVVSNASCTTNCLAPLVKVLNDEFGLVEGLMTTVHAYTGDQRLHDAPHSDPRRARAAGVNMVPTSTGAAAAIGQVIPEVDGKLDGYAIRVPLITGSGTDLTVAIEKEGVTAEDINAAFKKAAEGELKGILAYNTDPLVSSDIVGDTHSSIFDAPLTKVIGKTVKVFAWYDNEYGYSSRLVDMTAHVGR, from the coding sequence ATGGCGACAAAGATCGCGATCAATGGTTTTGGACGCATCGGCCGCAACGTGCTGCGCGTGCTGGAGAACACCGGCCGCACGGACCTCGAGCTCGTAGCCATCAACGACCTCACCGATCCCGCCCAGCTGGTGAACCTGACCAAATACGACTCCGTCATGGGTCGTTTCCCGGCAGATGTGTCCCTGGACGGTGACACCCTCGTCGCCGGCGACCGCCGGATCAAGCTGTTCTCGGACAAGGATCCGGCAAACCTGCCCTGGGGTGATCTGGAAGTCGACGTCGTCCTGGAGTGCACCGGGTTCTTCACCACCAAGGAGTCCGCCGGCAAGCACCTCGAGGCGGGCGCCCGCAAGGTGATCGTCTCGGCTCCGGCCAAGGGCGCCGATGCCACTCTGGTCATGGGCATCAACGAGAACACCTACGACGTCGAGAACCACACCGTGGTCTCCAACGCGTCCTGCACCACCAACTGCCTGGCTCCGCTGGTCAAGGTGCTGAACGACGAGTTCGGCCTGGTGGAAGGTCTCATGACCACCGTGCACGCCTACACCGGAGACCAGCGCCTGCATGATGCTCCGCACAGCGATCCCCGCCGTGCGCGCGCAGCCGGTGTGAACATGGTTCCCACCTCCACGGGTGCCGCAGCCGCCATCGGCCAGGTCATTCCCGAGGTCGACGGCAAGCTCGACGGCTACGCCATCCGCGTGCCGCTGATCACCGGCTCCGGCACCGACCTCACCGTGGCCATCGAGAAGGAGGGCGTCACCGCTGAGGACATCAACGCCGCCTTCAAGAAGGCCGCCGAGGGCGAGCTCAAGGGTATCCTGGCGTACAACACGGATCCGCTGGTGTCCTCCGACATCGTCGGTGACACGCACTCCTCGATCTTCGACGCACCGCTGACCAAGGTCATCGGCAAGACCGTCAAGGTCTTCGCCTGGTACGACAACGAGTACGGCTACTCCTCCCGACTGGTGGACATGACCGCGCACGTCGGCCGCTGA
- a CDS encoding superoxide dismutase → MTDFTLPELDYDYAALEPHISARIMELHHSKHHQTYVTGANTALEKLAEAREKGDFATTPKLLKDLQFNLGGHTNHSIFWKNLSPEGQERPEGELAAAITEYFGSFEAFQQQFTQAALTIQGSGWAILAYEPIGGNVVIEQFYDQQNGVPVGTIPLLMLDMWEHAFYLDYQNVKPDYVKAFWNIINWQDVAARLEAARSGASRLLTP, encoded by the coding sequence TTGACTGATTTCACCCTTCCTGAACTGGACTATGACTACGCCGCGCTGGAGCCGCACATCTCGGCGCGCATCATGGAGCTCCATCACTCCAAGCACCACCAGACCTACGTCACCGGTGCGAACACCGCGCTCGAGAAGCTGGCAGAGGCCCGGGAGAAGGGCGACTTCGCCACGACCCCCAAACTTCTCAAGGACCTGCAGTTCAACCTCGGCGGGCACACCAACCACTCGATCTTCTGGAAGAACCTCTCCCCTGAGGGCCAGGAGCGCCCGGAGGGCGAGCTCGCCGCCGCGATCACCGAGTACTTCGGCTCCTTCGAGGCGTTCCAGCAGCAGTTCACCCAGGCCGCACTGACCATCCAGGGCTCCGGCTGGGCGATCCTCGCCTATGAGCCCATCGGCGGCAACGTCGTGATCGAGCAGTTCTACGATCAGCAGAACGGCGTGCCTGTGGGCACCATCCCGCTGCTCATGCTGGACATGTGGGAGCACGCCTTCTATCTCGACTACCAGAACGTGAAGCCTGACTACGTGAAGGCATTCTGGAACATCATCAACTGGCAGGACGTGGCGGCTCGCCTGGAGGCAGCCCGCTCGGGCGCTTCGCGGCTGCTCACTCCCTGA
- the whiA gene encoding DNA-binding protein WhiA, protein MALTESVKEELSRQHVKTTSERKAEVSAMLRFAGGLHIISGRIVIEAELDHAATARRLKTTVTEVYGHNPEVIVVSGNGLKRGSRYVVRVVREGEALARQTGLLDARGRPVRGLPSVVVNGSMADAVSAWRGAFLAHGSLTEPGRSSSLEVTCPGPEAALALVGSARRLGIPAKAREVRNVDRVVIRDGDSIAKLLTLMGAHQTLLVWEERRMRKEVRATANRLANFDDANLRRSAQAAVAAGARVHRALEILGAEAPHHLKYAGELRLAHKQASLDELGRLADPPMTKDAIAGRIRRLLAMADKRAGELNIPGTESSVTPDMLEG, encoded by the coding sequence ATGGCGCTGACCGAGTCGGTCAAAGAAGAGCTCTCCCGCCAGCACGTCAAGACGACCTCGGAGCGCAAGGCCGAGGTCTCGGCGATGCTCCGGTTCGCGGGGGGCCTGCACATCATCTCTGGTCGCATCGTGATCGAGGCGGAGCTGGACCACGCCGCCACTGCACGACGGCTCAAGACCACGGTCACGGAGGTCTACGGACACAACCCCGAGGTCATCGTGGTCTCCGGCAACGGCCTCAAGCGCGGCTCCCGCTACGTGGTGCGCGTGGTCCGGGAGGGTGAGGCGCTGGCGCGTCAGACCGGTCTTCTGGACGCGCGCGGGCGTCCCGTCCGCGGCCTGCCCTCCGTGGTGGTCAACGGCTCCATGGCTGACGCCGTCTCCGCCTGGCGCGGGGCGTTCCTCGCGCACGGCTCGCTGACCGAGCCAGGACGATCCTCGTCCCTGGAGGTCACCTGTCCCGGTCCCGAGGCCGCGCTGGCGCTGGTCGGCTCCGCCCGGCGGCTCGGCATACCGGCCAAGGCGCGGGAGGTCCGCAACGTGGACCGCGTGGTCATCCGTGACGGGGACTCCATCGCCAAGCTGCTCACGCTCATGGGTGCCCACCAGACCCTGCTGGTCTGGGAGGAGCGGCGCATGCGCAAGGAGGTCCGTGCCACCGCGAACCGACTGGCTAACTTCGACGACGCGAATCTTCGGCGCTCGGCTCAGGCCGCAGTCGCCGCCGGTGCCCGCGTGCATCGGGCCCTGGAGATCCTCGGCGCGGAGGCCCCGCACCATCTCAAGTACGCCGGGGAGCTGCGCCTGGCGCACAAGCAGGCCTCGCTGGACGAGCTGGGCCGTCTCGCCGATCCACCGATGACCAAGGACGCGATCGCTGGTCGCATCCGCAGGCTCCTGGCCATGGCGGACAAGCGCGCCGGCGAGCTGAACATACCCGGCACCGAATCCAGCGTGACCCCTGACATGCTCGAAGGCTGA
- a CDS encoding gluconeogenesis factor YvcK family protein: protein MSQLPLPPSRGSFRVSALGGGHGLSATLSALRVIAAEHLTAIVTVADDGGSSGRIRQDMDVLPPGDLRMALAALCDDTDWGRTWAQVMQHRFRSREGVTGSLDDHAMGNLLIVALWELIGDSVEGLRWAGTLLGARGQVLPMSRQPLTMSGLVEPPEGAPPHAPATGSPDDGPGSSSGSSGGNGERLSSQVALAHAGSLGRLRDVQLHPRDAAACAEALTAIELSDWVVLGPGSWYTSVLPHVLLPELRDALYETEARRCIVMNLSPHTDETAGMSPAEHLRVLHEYAPGLRVHSIIADPTSVPDRERAEFAEAAEVLGAQVSYHDVAKAGHPETHDPLRLAIAFSEVFTD from the coding sequence GTGAGTCAGCTTCCGCTTCCGCCGAGCCGCGGCAGCTTCCGCGTCTCGGCGCTGGGCGGAGGACATGGTCTCTCCGCCACACTTTCGGCGCTGCGGGTCATCGCCGCTGAGCACCTCACCGCCATCGTCACCGTGGCCGACGACGGCGGCTCATCAGGCCGGATCCGCCAGGACATGGACGTGCTGCCTCCGGGCGACCTCCGGATGGCGCTCGCCGCCCTGTGTGACGACACGGACTGGGGGCGCACCTGGGCGCAGGTCATGCAGCACCGGTTCCGTTCGCGCGAGGGTGTCACCGGCAGCCTGGACGATCACGCCATGGGCAACCTGCTCATCGTGGCGCTCTGGGAGCTGATCGGTGACTCTGTGGAGGGGCTTCGCTGGGCCGGAACGCTCCTCGGCGCCCGCGGCCAGGTGCTGCCCATGTCGCGGCAGCCCCTGACCATGTCCGGACTCGTGGAGCCGCCCGAGGGCGCGCCGCCGCATGCACCCGCCACGGGATCACCCGATGATGGGCCCGGCAGCAGCAGCGGCAGCTCCGGCGGCAACGGCGAGCGGCTCTCCTCGCAGGTAGCGCTGGCCCATGCCGGCAGTCTGGGCCGGCTCCGGGACGTGCAGCTGCACCCCAGGGACGCCGCGGCCTGCGCAGAGGCGCTCACGGCCATCGAGCTCAGCGACTGGGTCGTGCTGGGACCGGGGTCCTGGTACACCTCGGTGCTTCCCCACGTGCTGCTCCCGGAGCTTCGAGATGCGCTCTATGAGACCGAGGCTCGCCGGTGTATTGTGATGAACCTCTCACCCCACACCGATGAGACAGCCGGCATGAGCCCGGCTGAGCACCTGCGAGTCCTGCATGAGTACGCCCCCGGGCTTCGGGTCCACAGCATCATCGCGGACCCCACCTCGGTGCCCGACCGGGAGCGTGCAGAGTTTGCCGAGGCCGCTGAGGTGCTGGGCGCGCAGGTGAGCTATCACGACGTCGCCAAGGCGGGTCACCCGGAGACCCACGACCCGCTGAGGCTGGCCATCGCGTTCAGCGAGGTCTTCACCGACTGA
- the rapZ gene encoding RNase adapter RapZ — MDVGLTPVKPPENELLIVTGMSGAGRTTAAHALEDLGWYVVEGLPPELITTMIDIISRHPGSMEKLAVVIDVRTRALFSSMLGALEQLKATGVTYRMLFLDSSDELLVRRFEQGRRPHPLQGSGRILDGITAERDLLKEVKAAAEIVLDTTELNVHGLAKEIIGIFNEDGPVQLRLNVMSFGFKYGVPADANFIADMRFIPNPHWVPELRPFTGQDSAVSDYVLGNEGAGEFIDRYVEAIQPVIEGYRRENKHYANIAVGCTGGKHRSVAVAEELARRLGQLPNVTVNTIHRDLGRE, encoded by the coding sequence ATGGATGTTGGTCTGACCCCGGTGAAGCCTCCCGAGAACGAACTGTTGATCGTCACCGGCATGTCCGGTGCCGGCCGCACGACGGCCGCCCACGCCCTGGAGGATCTGGGCTGGTACGTGGTGGAGGGGCTCCCGCCGGAGCTGATCACCACGATGATCGACATCATCTCGCGGCACCCCGGGTCGATGGAGAAGCTCGCCGTGGTCATCGACGTGCGGACCAGGGCCCTGTTCTCCAGCATGCTCGGCGCCCTGGAACAGCTCAAAGCCACCGGAGTGACCTACCGGATGCTCTTCCTGGACTCCTCCGACGAGCTCCTGGTGCGCCGCTTCGAGCAGGGCAGGCGCCCCCACCCGCTGCAGGGCTCCGGGCGGATCCTCGACGGGATCACCGCCGAGCGTGATCTGCTCAAAGAGGTCAAGGCCGCGGCGGAGATCGTCCTGGACACCACGGAGCTGAACGTGCACGGGCTGGCCAAGGAGATCATCGGGATCTTCAACGAGGACGGTCCGGTCCAGCTGCGGCTGAACGTGATGAGCTTCGGCTTCAAATACGGGGTCCCGGCGGACGCGAACTTCATCGCCGACATGCGCTTCATCCCGAACCCACACTGGGTTCCCGAGCTCCGTCCCTTCACCGGCCAGGACTCCGCCGTGAGCGACTACGTGCTCGGCAACGAGGGGGCCGGCGAGTTCATCGATCGCTATGTCGAGGCGATCCAGCCGGTGATCGAGGGTTACCGCCGGGAGAACAAGCACTACGCCAACATCGCGGTGGGCTGCACCGGCGGCAAACACCGGTCGGTGGCCGTGGCGGAGGAGCTGGCCCGCCGACTGGGGCAGCTGCCGAATGTCACGGTCAACACGATTCACCGCGACCTGGGGCGTGAATAA